A genomic region of Peptoniphilus sp. ING2-D1G contains the following coding sequences:
- the fabG5 gene encoding 3-oxoacyl-[acyl-carrier-protein] reductase FabG (Catalyzes the NADPH-dependent reduction of beta-ketoacyl-ACP substrates to beta-hydroxyacyl-ACP products, the first reductive step in the elongation cycle of fatty acid biosynthesis; High confidence in function and specificity), which translates to MNKKRYALITGATGGIGTATAHELKKQNCNLILHGNSNKEALDKLKAQLSDECTEVLTVTCNLANYEECKMMADEVLKKVNCVDILVNNAGITKDSLSIRMSEEDFRTVIETNLYGAFYLSKILTRPMIKQKWGRIINISSISGLHGNEGQANYSASKAALVGLTKTLAKEFAAKNILVNAVAPGFINTKMIENMQDNAKSNLLEKIPLGRIGNPEDVASTIAFLASEKAGYITGQVFVVDGGMSI; encoded by the coding sequence ATGAACAAAAAAAGATATGCTTTAATCACAGGAGCTACCGGGGGAATCGGAACTGCAACAGCCCATGAATTAAAAAAACAAAACTGTAATTTAATTTTGCACGGAAATTCAAATAAAGAAGCTCTTGATAAATTAAAAGCTCAACTTTCTGATGAATGCACTGAAGTTTTGACTGTAACTTGCAATCTTGCAAACTATGAAGAATGCAAAATGATGGCTGATGAAGTTCTGAAAAAAGTAAATTGTGTGGATATATTGGTAAATAATGCCGGCATCACTAAGGACAGTCTATCCATCAGAATGAGCGAAGAGGATTTTAGAACTGTGATTGAAACCAATCTATACGGAGCTTTCTATCTATCAAAGATATTAACTCGTCCCATGATTAAACAAAAATGGGGAAGAATAATAAATATAAGCTCCATATCAGGTCTTCATGGAAATGAAGGACAGGCTAACTATTCAGCTTCAAAGGCAGCCCTTGTAGGCTTGACTAAAACTTTAGCAAAGGAATTTGCCGCTAAAAATATTTTGGTAAATGCAGTGGCTCCGGGATTTATCAACACCAAGATGATTGAAAATATGCAAGATAACGCAAAGAGCAATTTGCTTGAAAAGATTCCCTTGGGCAGAATAGGAAATCCTGAGGATGTTGCAAGTACAATAGCGTTTTTGGCTTCGGAAAAAGCCGGATATATAACCGGACAAGTTTTTGTAGTGGATGGAGGTATGAGTATATGA
- the fabZ gene encoding (3R)-hydroxymyristoyl-[acyl-carrier-protein]dehydratase (Involved in unsaturated fatty acids biosynthesis. Catalyzes the dehydration of short chain beta-hydroxyacyl-ACPs and long chain saturated and unsaturated beta-hydroxyacyl-ACPs; High confidence in function and specificity), with protein sequence MELSLDEIKEILPHRYPFLMVDKIKDIKKDEYAIGVKCVSGNEPYFQGHFPSKAVMPGVLQIEAVAQVGATALLLNEDKEKLAILGGIKRARFYKMAVPGDFLEIHCKIISKRGNIGFGEGEIFVKGEKIMECVISFAII encoded by the coding sequence ATGGAATTGAGTTTAGATGAGATAAAAGAAATACTACCGCATAGATATCCATTTTTAATGGTAGACAAAATAAAAGATATAAAAAAAGATGAGTATGCCATAGGAGTAAAATGCGTCAGTGGAAACGAACCTTATTTTCAAGGCCATTTTCCTTCAAAGGCAGTTATGCCCGGAGTTTTACAGATTGAAGCGGTGGCTCAAGTAGGAGCGACAGCTTTACTTTTAAATGAGGACAAAGAAAAGCTTGCCATACTTGGGGGAATAAAGAGAGCGCGATTTTATAAAATGGCAGTGCCGGGAGATTTTCTTGAAATACATTGCAAAATCATATCAAAAAGAGGTAACATAGGATTTGGAGAAGGTGAAATTTTCGTAAAAGGCGAAAAAATCATGGAATGTGTTATTTCCTTTGCAATTATTTAA
- a CDS encoding hypothetical protein (High confidence in function and specificity), which produces MLRDKFNEVYDKFKLNFYKSMFKKINNREASLTAMETFTVEVINILNNPRVSDVTEFLDLSHPNMAYRISSLVNKGYIEKHQSDEDKREYYLVPTEKFYKYNNIKEEYIDIVVRRMEERFTKEELKILEKIFRITSDELMPEVTDFINKHGLNKDN; this is translated from the coding sequence ATGTTAAGGGACAAGTTTAATGAGGTATATGATAAATTCAAGTTGAATTTTTATAAAAGTATGTTTAAAAAAATTAATAATCGTGAAGCATCTCTTACTGCCATGGAGACTTTCACTGTGGAAGTGATAAATATACTCAACAATCCGCGTGTCAGTGATGTGACTGAATTTTTAGACCTGTCTCATCCCAATATGGCCTATAGAATATCCTCGTTGGTAAACAAAGGATATATAGAAAAACATCAATCGGATGAGGATAAAAGAGAATATTATTTGGTGCCTACAGAAAAGTTTTACAAGTATAACAATATAAAAGAAGAGTATATAGATATAGTTGTAAGACGTATGGAAGAACGCTTTACAAAAGAAGAATTAAAAATACTGGAGAAAATTTTTAGAATTACAAGTGATGAATTGATGCCGGAGGTAACGGACTTTATAAACAAACATGGTTTAAACAAAGATAACTGA
- the fabK1 gene encoding enoyl-[acyl carrier protein] reductase II (2-Nitropropane dioxygenase catalyses the oxidation of nitroalkanes into their corresponding carbonyl compounds and nitrite using eithr FAD or FMN as a cofactor. This entry also includes fatty acid synthase subunit beta, which catalyses the formation of long-chain fatty acids from acetyl-CoA, malonyl-CoA and NADPH. The beta subunit contains domains for: [acyl-carrier protein] acetyltransferase and malonyltransferase, S-acyl fatty acid synthase thioesterase, enoyl-[acyl-carrier protein] reductase, and 3-hydroxypalmitoyl-[acyl-carrier protein] dehydratase; High confidence in function and specificity) encodes MLGASGVQIGTGFLFTEECPIHKNYKDILLKSNASKITTIGHKRGLPIRLLKNNMTREYKKLEKEDSNLEELEKFTVGRLKKAVAEGDIKEGSLMAGYTAGQFDEIVPVKDFIERLMDEYNSY; translated from the coding sequence ATACTTGGAGCTTCGGGTGTGCAGATAGGTACGGGCTTTCTTTTTACAGAGGAATGTCCAATTCACAAAAATTATAAAGACATTCTGTTAAAATCCAATGCTTCAAAGATAACCACAATAGGTCATAAAAGAGGACTTCCCATTCGACTTTTAAAAAACAACATGACACGTGAGTATAAAAAATTAGAAAAAGAGGATTCCAATTTGGAAGAATTGGAAAAATTCACCGTCGGAAGATTAAAAAAAGCCGTAGCTGAAGGAGATATTAAAGAAGGTTCGTTGATGGCGGGATACACCGCAGGGCAATTTGATGAAATTGTTCCGGTAAAAGATTTTATTGAAAGGCTTATGGATGAATACAATAGCTATTAA
- the fabK3 gene encoding enoyl-[acyl carrier protein] reductase II (Dioxygenases related to 2-nitropropane dioxygenase; High confidence in function and specificity) translates to MHSAYGVVIIMNINEILNIKYPIIQGGMAHIATGTFAAAVSEAGALGTIGSGAMKPERLEEEIKICKSKTSKPFSVNLFMLNPRIEDMVNVIIRNDVKIVSVGAGYPGKYLKILRDNGILVLPLVSSPSQAQYLDKKDITAFIAEGMEAGGHIGDMPTMVLIPQVREASTHPIIAAGGIVLHLK, encoded by the coding sequence ATGCACAGTGCTTATGGAGTGGTAATTATTATGAATATTAACGAAATTTTAAATATAAAGTATCCGATAATTCAAGGGGGAATGGCACACATCGCAACAGGAACTTTTGCAGCGGCCGTATCTGAAGCGGGAGCTTTGGGGACTATAGGATCCGGGGCGATGAAGCCTGAGAGGTTGGAAGAAGAAATAAAAATCTGTAAATCAAAAACATCCAAGCCTTTTTCCGTAAATTTATTTATGTTAAATCCGCGAATCGAAGATATGGTAAATGTCATTATCAGAAATGACGTAAAAATTGTGAGTGTAGGAGCCGGATACCCGGGAAAATACTTGAAAATTTTAAGAGATAATGGGATATTGGTGCTTCCCTTGGTTTCATCTCCATCTCAGGCGCAATATTTAGATAAAAAGGATATAACAGCCTTTATTGCGGAAGGAATGGAAGCAGGAGGACATATTGGAGATATGCCCACTATGGTTTTAATTCCTCAGGTAAGAGAAGCTTCCACGCATCCAATTATAGCTGCAGGAGGTATAGTTCTGCATCTCAAATGA
- the fabD gene encoding malonyl-CoA-[acyl-carrier-protein] transacylase (Malonyl CoA-acyl carrier protein transacylases transfer the malonyl moiety from coenzyme A to acyl-carrier protein. These include proteins involved in fatty acid biosynthesis, antibiotic bosynthesis (PksC) and the McdH subunit of malonate decarboxylase; High confidence in function and specificity) — translation MGKRAIVFGGQGSQYEKMGLELLKKYKSSIEIFEMLTEKQRAILLKGTMEELSQTENLQPIMLFYQLSILKKIREKIHFHGTLGLSLGEYGAMVASGVTDEKNAMELVKKRASAMGKASKEIQSKMVAVLKTDLNVLQNTINKNFKGHVYISNINSSSQTVLAGELKYVDSLIKFLKEQNIRVVPLKVSGAFHTPFMQSAAEKYEEILQNTVFESPKKDYYPNLTGELYRGQDMVKLLKEQITSPVLLYKSLDNMVNAGYDQFIEVGPGKTISTILKKDFKNTEVINIDEFNLEEV, via the coding sequence ATGGGTAAAAGGGCGATAGTTTTTGGCGGACAAGGATCACAATATGAGAAAATGGGTCTGGAGTTGCTGAAAAAATATAAAAGCAGCATAGAGATTTTTGAAATGCTTACGGAAAAACAGAGGGCCATTCTTTTAAAGGGCACAATGGAAGAATTGTCACAGACAGAAAATCTTCAACCAATTATGCTTTTTTATCAGCTGTCCATTTTAAAGAAAATTAGAGAAAAAATACATTTTCATGGAACATTAGGTCTGTCTTTGGGAGAATACGGTGCAATGGTAGCATCAGGAGTTACAGACGAAAAAAATGCCATGGAACTGGTGAAAAAACGTGCATCGGCAATGGGCAAGGCGAGTAAAGAAATACAAAGCAAAATGGTAGCGGTTTTAAAGACAGATTTAAATGTCTTGCAAAATACAATAAATAAAAATTTCAAAGGTCATGTCTATATTTCAAATATCAACTCATCTTCCCAAACAGTGCTTGCAGGAGAATTGAAATATGTAGACTCTTTAATAAAATTCCTGAAGGAACAAAATATAAGAGTAGTTCCATTAAAAGTAAGTGGAGCATTTCACACGCCCTTTATGCAAAGTGCGGCGGAAAAATATGAAGAAATTTTACAAAATACAGTATTTGAATCACCAAAAAAGGACTATTATCCGAACTTGACAGGGGAGTTGTACAGAGGACAGGATATGGTGAAACTCTTAAAGGAACAAATCACATCGCCGGTGTTGCTTTATAAATCCCTTGATAATATGGTAAATGCAGGATATGACCAATTTATCGAGGTGGGTCCGGGAAAGACAATTTCCACGATTTTAAAAAAAGATTTTAAGAATACGGAAGTAATCAACATAGATGAATTTAATTTGGAGGAAGTATGA
- a CDS encoding putative pyridine nucleotide-disulphide oxidoreductase (This family includes both class I and class II oxidoreductases and also NADH oxidases and peroxidases. This domain is actually a small NADH binding domain within a larger FAD binding domain; High confidence in function and specificity), with translation MKILVVGGVAGGATAIARLRRLDEDAQIILFEKGKYVSFANCGLPYYIGGAISRREALFVTTAEEIEAKYGIDIRTENQVLKINKDKKTVTVKDLKTGKEYEESYDKLLLSTGSKPFVPPVEGIDAENVFTLWTIPDVDAIYSYIDKKHPQKAVVVGGGFIGLEMAENLVERGMHVTVVEMAPQVMPPLDKDMAKLVENHMRTKGVDLRLEVGFQGTKDNGKTLLLNNGETIEADIILLSIGVRPQNELAVEAGLEINERRGIRVDEFQQTSDPYIYAVGDVVGVQDFVLGGETMVPLAGPANKQGRSVAANILGKGKEAYSGTMGTSVAKIFDLTVATVGANEKALARKGKKYKEDYYVAIIHPMSHAGYYPGAVPMTIKLIFGRDRKVLGAQIVGYDGVDKRIDVIASAIHFHGTVDDLSQLELAYAPPYSSAKDPVNFAGYVACNILDEMTTPVLYREWKENPDEYKFLDIRENPEIISGLLPGAVHIPLTELRDRLGELSKEENYLVYCSVGLRGYIAERILKQRGYNASNLIGGYRTVMDWEEDVPVASNMNTAQDRILKQEGESQKSVVENKIEVLNVCGMSCPGPIVQVSKAMEALNDGDILDITATDPGFARDIASWCENTSNTLISKGEGKGQFTARIKKGNEKTQNKCDTSVGNEQITCCEPTPVKEKTMIVFDGDLDKAIAAFIIATGAASMGNKVHMFFTFWGLSILRKENPEPVKKDFMSRMFSGMLPKSSKKLGLSKMNFLGAGASMIRSVMKTKGITSLEELIQQAMDMGVELTACQMTMDIMGLTKEELIDGVQIGGVASMLNDSDNSNMNLFIS, from the coding sequence ATGAAAATTTTAGTTGTCGGAGGGGTTGCAGGCGGCGCCACAGCCATTGCGAGACTTCGTCGTCTCGATGAAGATGCACAGATAATACTTTTTGAAAAAGGAAAGTATGTAAGTTTTGCAAATTGCGGTCTGCCCTACTACATAGGGGGAGCAATAAGCAGAAGAGAGGCTTTATTTGTAACTACCGCTGAAGAAATTGAAGCGAAGTACGGAATCGACATTCGTACGGAAAATCAAGTATTGAAAATAAACAAAGACAAAAAAACCGTAACTGTAAAAGATTTAAAAACCGGAAAAGAATACGAAGAAAGTTATGATAAACTTCTTCTTTCAACAGGCTCAAAACCCTTTGTTCCACCGGTGGAAGGAATAGATGCGGAAAATGTGTTCACTCTTTGGACCATTCCCGATGTGGATGCAATTTATTCTTATATAGATAAAAAACATCCTCAAAAAGCGGTAGTAGTGGGAGGGGGATTTATAGGGTTGGAAATGGCGGAAAACCTGGTAGAGCGCGGAATGCACGTGACCGTTGTTGAAATGGCGCCACAGGTAATGCCACCCCTTGATAAGGACATGGCAAAGCTGGTGGAAAATCACATGAGGACAAAGGGCGTGGATTTACGTCTTGAAGTGGGTTTTCAAGGTACAAAGGACAATGGAAAGACCCTTCTGTTAAACAATGGAGAAACCATAGAGGCTGATATAATTTTATTGTCAATAGGTGTCAGACCGCAAAATGAATTGGCGGTAGAGGCAGGACTTGAGATAAATGAACGCCGAGGAATTCGCGTAGATGAATTTCAACAAACATCGGATCCTTATATTTATGCAGTAGGAGATGTGGTAGGAGTACAAGATTTCGTTCTGGGAGGTGAAACGATGGTTCCCCTTGCAGGACCTGCAAATAAACAAGGAAGATCAGTCGCAGCAAACATTCTCGGGAAAGGCAAGGAAGCATACAGTGGAACCATGGGAACAAGTGTTGCAAAAATCTTTGATTTGACGGTGGCAACTGTAGGTGCAAATGAAAAAGCTTTAGCGAGAAAGGGCAAAAAATACAAGGAAGACTACTATGTGGCAATCATACATCCAATGAGCCATGCCGGATATTATCCGGGGGCCGTTCCCATGACAATCAAATTGATTTTCGGAAGGGACAGAAAAGTTCTTGGCGCTCAAATAGTTGGATATGATGGAGTAGATAAGAGGATCGATGTAATCGCATCGGCAATTCACTTCCATGGAACTGTAGATGATTTAAGTCAATTGGAACTTGCCTATGCTCCACCCTATTCCAGCGCCAAGGATCCTGTTAATTTTGCAGGCTATGTGGCATGCAATATACTTGATGAAATGACTACACCGGTGCTGTATCGTGAATGGAAAGAAAACCCCGATGAATATAAGTTTTTGGATATTCGTGAAAACCCCGAAATAATTTCAGGGCTTCTCCCCGGGGCTGTTCATATACCATTAACGGAGCTTAGAGATCGCCTTGGAGAACTTTCTAAGGAGGAAAATTATCTCGTATATTGCTCAGTAGGACTTCGCGGATATATAGCCGAGAGAATATTAAAACAAAGAGGCTATAATGCCTCCAACTTAATCGGAGGCTACAGAACTGTCATGGATTGGGAAGAAGATGTGCCTGTGGCATCAAACATGAATACCGCACAAGACAGGATATTAAAACAAGAAGGAGAATCCCAAAAATCTGTTGTAGAGAATAAAATAGAAGTGCTCAACGTTTGTGGAATGAGTTGTCCGGGACCTATAGTTCAAGTTTCAAAAGCCATGGAAGCTTTAAATGACGGGGACATATTGGACATCACGGCAACAGACCCGGGATTTGCAAGAGATATTGCCAGCTGGTGCGAAAACACTTCAAATACTCTTATTTCAAAGGGCGAAGGCAAAGGGCAATTTACTGCCCGAATAAAAAAAGGGAATGAAAAAACTCAAAATAAATGCGACACTTCAGTGGGAAATGAACAAATAACCTGCTGTGAACCGACACCTGTAAAGGAAAAAACCATGATTGTCTTTGACGGAGATCTGGATAAAGCAATTGCGGCTTTTATAATTGCAACAGGAGCAGCTTCAATGGGCAATAAAGTCCATATGTTCTTCACATTTTGGGGACTTAGTATATTGAGAAAAGAAAATCCTGAACCGGTAAAAAAGGATTTTATGAGCAGAATGTTCTCAGGAATGCTTCCGAAGAGTTCAAAGAAGCTTGGGCTTTCCAAGATGAATTTCTTAGGAGCTGGAGCATCAATGATTCGTTCCGTAATGAAAACCAAGGGCATAACAAGCTTGGAAGAGCTTATACAACAAGCCATGGATATGGGAGTTGAACTTACGGCATGTCAAATGACCATGGATATAATGGGGTTGACTAAGGAAGAATTAATAGATGGCGTGCAAATTGGCGGTGTGGCATCTATGCTAAATGACAGTGACAACTCAAATATGAATTTGTTCATATCTTAA
- a CDS encoding Hypothetical protein (Family membership) encodes MELKKISSQHREEMMEKADLLKALGHPIRLCILENLVLHGEKNVTEIVSCMDASQSNISQHLSKLRDMGIVTSEKDGNQVYYFCTNEEVRRLVEYLFGGNEEK; translated from the coding sequence ATGGAATTAAAAAAAATTTCATCCCAGCACAGGGAAGAGATGATGGAGAAGGCTGACTTGCTAAAGGCTTTGGGGCATCCCATCAGGCTGTGTATTTTAGAAAACTTGGTATTGCATGGAGAGAAGAATGTCACGGAGATAGTATCCTGTATGGATGCTTCTCAATCAAATATTTCACAACATTTAAGCAAGCTTCGTGATATGGGTATTGTTACGAGTGAAAAGGACGGCAATCAGGTTTATTATTTCTGCACTAATGAAGAGGTTCGCAGGTTAGTTGAGTATTTATTTGGAGGTAATGAAGAAAAATGA
- a CDS encoding 2-nitropropane dioxygenase family oxidoreductase (Nitronate monooxygenase (NMO), formerly referred to as 2-nitropropane dioxygenase (NPD) (, is an FMN-dependent enzyme that uses molecular oxygen to oxidize (anionic) alkyl nitronates and, in the case of the enzyme from Neurospora crassa, (neutral) nitroalkanes to the corresponding carbonyl compounds and nitrite; High confidence in function and specificity): protein MNTIAIKNKKMSIPVVQGGMGVGISLGRLAGTVAFFGGMGTISFVNIGYREPDFLKNSIEANKRAFLKEIEIARKKSEDKGIILVNIMNVVNHLEEYLEFINGTDIDGVVIGAGLPMEMPKYIDESKIIAPIVSSSRALKLIAKRWWKNEKRLPDFIVLEGPKAGGHLGFKKENLDVDILDELKEVIKVKSDFEKNHIPVFVGGGFGKRENFKKALERGADGVQIGTRFLFTEESNLDVEAKKRLLKNKRKYPVEILISPVGMNARGIRNEFIEEVRRHRIASTHCINCISTCTPSTTPYCISDALINAVKGKFESGLYFSGTDIEDIDEIVRVEEYLKTLLGSEFHG from the coding sequence ATGAATACAATAGCTATTAAGAATAAGAAGATGTCCATTCCTGTGGTGCAAGGTGGAATGGGAGTGGGAATTTCCTTAGGAAGACTGGCAGGAACCGTGGCCTTCTTCGGCGGCATGGGTACGATATCCTTTGTCAACATCGGCTACAGAGAGCCGGATTTTTTAAAAAATTCAATAGAAGCAAACAAAAGGGCTTTTTTAAAGGAAATTGAGATTGCAAGAAAAAAATCCGAAGATAAGGGAATAATTCTCGTAAACATAATGAATGTAGTCAATCACCTTGAAGAATACCTGGAATTCATAAACGGTACGGATATAGATGGGGTGGTGATAGGAGCGGGACTTCCCATGGAAATGCCTAAGTACATAGATGAAAGCAAAATAATTGCTCCTATAGTTTCATCGAGCAGAGCTCTTAAACTCATTGCTAAGCGTTGGTGGAAAAATGAAAAAAGATTACCGGATTTCATAGTACTTGAAGGCCCCAAGGCAGGAGGACATCTTGGATTTAAAAAAGAAAATTTGGATGTTGATATACTTGATGAATTGAAGGAAGTCATAAAAGTGAAATCTGATTTTGAAAAAAATCACATACCTGTATTTGTAGGTGGAGGATTCGGTAAAAGGGAAAATTTTAAAAAAGCTCTTGAAAGAGGAGCAGATGGAGTACAGATAGGTACGAGATTTTTATTTACAGAAGAATCCAATTTAGATGTTGAAGCGAAAAAAAGGCTATTGAAAAACAAAAGGAAGTATCCTGTGGAAATACTCATAAGCCCTGTGGGAATGAATGCAAGAGGAATAAGAAATGAATTTATAGAAGAGGTAAGAAGACACAGAATCGCGTCTACGCATTGTATTAATTGCATAAGCACTTGTACACCATCCACTACACCCTACTGTATAAGCGATGCTCTTATCAATGCAGTAAAAGGAAAATTTGAAAGTGGATTATACTTCTCGGGGACCGATATTGAAGATATAGATGAAATAGTGAGAGTGGAAGAGTATTTAAAAACTTTGTTGGGAAGTGAATTTCATGGGTAA
- the fabF gene encoding 3-oxoacyl-[acyl-carrier-protein] synthase 2 (High confidence in function and specificity) has product MRRVVITGLGGVTPIGSTKEEILENIIKRSCAIDEITHYDTSEMQVKLAAEVKNFKEEDYFDKKSLRRLDRVNVFGIVAARKAVEDSGLTKEEINNVRTGVYVSSGIGGLMTIQREAERGQNKGYDKLSPYFIPMAISNLTAANIAMDLGTHGPCICPVTACAGATNAIGEAYRAIKHGYSDIILAGGSEASITELGIGGFTSMKALSLSENKNRASIPFDMERSGFVMGEGSAILILEEYQRAKERGAYIYGEIIGYGANCDAYHITAPYPGGEYAKLAMTDAMREGELNPEDVDYINAHGTSTVANDATESRYINEVFKGSKNVSVSSCKSQIGHMLGASGSAEIMMTLIAMKNETLPTLINYEKFDPECDLNFVTKIEKYDINCFLKNSLGFGGHNATIAIRRI; this is encoded by the coding sequence ATGAGACGTGTGGTAATCACAGGGCTTGGAGGAGTTACTCCCATCGGCTCCACAAAGGAAGAGATTTTAGAAAATATAATAAAGAGAAGCTGCGCAATAGATGAAATAACACACTATGATACATCGGAAATGCAGGTAAAACTTGCAGCGGAAGTAAAAAACTTTAAAGAAGAAGATTATTTTGACAAAAAATCCTTGCGAAGATTGGATAGAGTAAACGTCTTCGGTATAGTTGCAGCCAGAAAAGCTGTCGAAGATTCAGGGCTTACAAAAGAAGAAATAAATAATGTAAGAACAGGAGTATATGTCTCTTCCGGTATCGGTGGACTTATGACTATTCAACGAGAAGCTGAACGTGGGCAGAATAAGGGATATGACAAACTATCCCCCTACTTTATTCCCATGGCGATTTCCAATTTAACAGCAGCGAACATAGCGATGGATTTGGGAACTCATGGACCTTGTATTTGTCCTGTGACGGCATGTGCAGGGGCGACAAATGCCATAGGAGAAGCATATCGCGCAATAAAACACGGATATAGTGACATAATTTTAGCAGGAGGAAGTGAAGCGAGCATAACTGAACTGGGAATAGGAGGTTTTACTTCAATGAAAGCTCTCAGTTTGTCTGAAAATAAAAATAGAGCCTCGATTCCTTTCGATATGGAGAGAAGCGGATTCGTCATGGGAGAAGGAAGCGCCATATTGATATTGGAAGAATATCAAAGAGCAAAAGAAAGAGGAGCCTATATTTATGGAGAAATTATCGGCTATGGAGCAAATTGTGATGCATACCACATCACGGCACCTTACCCCGGAGGTGAGTATGCAAAACTTGCGATGACAGATGCTATGAGAGAAGGAGAACTTAATCCTGAAGATGTGGACTACATCAACGCTCATGGAACATCCACCGTAGCAAATGACGCTACTGAATCAAGGTATATAAATGAGGTATTCAAAGGGTCAAAAAATGTATCGGTTTCTTCTTGTAAGTCTCAAATAGGTCATATGTTGGGAGCATCAGGTTCAGCTGAAATAATGATGACTTTAATTGCAATGAAAAACGAAACGCTGCCAACTCTTATAAATTATGAAAAATTTGATCCTGAATGCGATTTAAACTTTGTAACAAAAATAGAAAAATATGACATAAATTGTTTTTTGAAAAATTCTTTGGGATTTGGAGGGCATAACGCAACTATAGCCATTAGGAGAATATGA